GCGCCCGGCTGGACCATGCCCAGCAGGGCGTGGCCACTCTCGTGGTAGGCGGTGCGGCGGCGCTCGTCCGCCGCCATGACCAGCGGGCGTTCCGCCCCGAGCTGGACCTTCTCCAGGGCGCTGGAGAGATCGCCCTGGCGGACCGCCGACTGTTTGCGCTTGACCGCGAGCAGCGCGGCCTCGTTGGTGAGGTTGGCCAGTTCCGCCCCGGTCATCCCGGGGGTGGCGCGGGCGATCCGGGCCAGGTCCACGTCGTCGGCGAGGGGGATCTCCCGGGTGTGGATCTGGAGGATGGCCTCGCGACCGGCCCGGTCGGGGGGCGATACATGGACGATCCGGTCGAAGCGTCCGGGCCGGGTCAGGGCGGGGTCGAGGACGTCGGCGCGGTTGGTGGCGGCGAGCACGATGACGCCCTCGGAGCCGGTGAAGCCGTCCATCTCGGTGAGGATCTGGTTGAGGGTCTGCTCGCGTTCGTCGTGTCCGCCGAGTCCCCCGGCGGCGCCCCGGGCCCGGCCGATGGTGTCGATCTCGTCGATGAAGACGATGGCGGGGGCGACCTTGCGGGCCTCCGCGAACAGCTCCCGCACCCGTCCGGCGCCCACACCCACGATCATCTCGATGAACTCGGACGCGGACGCGGAGAAGAACGGAACCCCGGCCTCCCCCGCGACGGCGCGGGCGAGCAGGGTCTTCCCGGTGCCGGGCGGGCCCGCGAGCAGCACCCCGCCGGGCATGCGGGCGCCCATGCGCCGATAGGGCCGCGGGTTCTTCAGGAAGTCCACGACATCGTCGAGTTCGCCCTCGACCTCGTCGATCCCGGCGACGTCGGCGAAGGTGGTCCGTCTGCCCTCCGCCACCTCGACGGGTTTGGGCGGGGGTTTGCGGCTGAAGGCGCCGCCGCCGAGCGCGGCGCCCATCCGGCGGGCGATGAACACCCACAACAGGACGAGCAGCAGCATCGGCGCGAGGGCGATCAGCAGATTGGTGAGGAAGCTGCGCTGCTGGACGACGGGCTCGGCCGTCACGGTGACCTTCTGGGCGGTCAGCTCGCCCCAGAGGTTGTCGTCCGCGAAGGCGGGGCGCTGGGTGGTGAACTTGGTGTAGTCGCCCTTCTCCCCGGGAAGGGGCGCCTTCTGTTTGAGCTGGCCCTGGATCGCGTCGCCCTTGGAGTAGATCTTCGAGACATTGCCCGCGGTGACCTGTTTGCTGAACTCGGTGTACGAAACCGTCGGCTCGTTGCTCTCGTTGATGTACGTCAGCACCAGATTGGTGACCAGGTAGACCGCGAGCGCGGCGAGGACCAGCCCGGCCCAGCCGCCGGGCATCCGCCGCTTCGGCTGCGACGGGGGCGGTGCGCCCTCCGAGCGCCAGGGCTTGTCCGGGGTGCGGTTGTCGGGGGCGCCGTTGTCCGGGGTGCGGTTGTCGGGGGCGCGCCACCCCGGGAAGCCGCGGGCCGGGGTCCGGCCGGGGGTACCGCGGGCGCGGGCCCGGCCGTCCGGCGGGGGTCCCGGCGCGGCGTTGCTCATACCGGGACGTTAAGACAGAACGACGGTGTCGGCACCCCGCGCGGGGTGCCGACACCGTCGTACGGCGTACGGCAGACGTCACCGGGCGCCACCGGGGCCGGTGGCGGCGGCGCCGACCGGCCCAGGGACATCTCGTCAGCCCATGAACTTCTTGAACTCGTCGGGAAGCTCGAAGTCCTTGCCCGGGGCGCCCGCCGGAAGGCCGAAGGCGCCGCCCTGGCCG
The nucleotide sequence above comes from Streptomyces clavuligerus. Encoded proteins:
- the ftsH gene encoding ATP-dependent zinc metalloprotease FtsH; the protein is MPGGWAGLVLAALAVYLVTNLVLTYINESNEPTVSYTEFSKQVTAGNVSKIYSKGDAIQGQLKQKAPLPGEKGDYTKFTTQRPAFADDNLWGELTAQKVTVTAEPVVQQRSFLTNLLIALAPMLLLVLLWVFIARRMGAALGGGAFSRKPPPKPVEVAEGRRTTFADVAGIDEVEGELDDVVDFLKNPRPYRRMGARMPGGVLLAGPPGTGKTLLARAVAGEAGVPFFSASASEFIEMIVGVGAGRVRELFAEARKVAPAIVFIDEIDTIGRARGAAGGLGGHDEREQTLNQILTEMDGFTGSEGVIVLAATNRADVLDPALTRPGRFDRIVHVSPPDRAGREAILQIHTREIPLADDVDLARIARATPGMTGAELANLTNEAALLAVKRKQSAVRQGDLSSALEKVQLGAERPLVMAADERRRTAYHESGHALLGMVQPGADPVRKVTIVPRGRALGVTLSTPDADKYAYTEEYLRGRIIGALGGMAAESVVFGVITTGSESDLEQVTAIARGMAGRWGMSARVGRLTAIPGDTQAAYGLAAAPATLDTVDGEMRRIVDECYEQACRLLRENRERLDSLAAALLEHETLDEDAAYRAAGVPRLSKDDSA